ATGTGGTCTACCGCTCCAAGTGGCAGATCGCCCTCGAACAGATCCGGCGTGCCCTGGGCAACGGCGTCCGGTTCGCCTGGCTGACCTTCGATGAAGGGTACGGCGGAAAACCCCCGTTTCTGAGGGCCTTGGACGGTCTGGGCCAAAACTATGTGGGCGAGATTCCCGCCAGTTTCGTGGGCTGGACTCGTCCACCGGAGATCCTGTACCGTGAGCACGGTCGAGACCAAGGCAAAGGACGGCCCCGAAAGCTGCCCCGCCTGAAGGTTCGCAACACGCCGGCGGCGGAAGTGCGGAACATCCTCGCCCACTCGCCGGTCCTGCGGCGGATTCCCTGGGAGAAGTTCCACGTCAAGGATGGCGCCAAAGGGCCGATGGTTTGGGAGGTCAAGCGTATCCCGCTGTGGATCAAGGACGAGAATGGGCTGCCGTCCCGCCCTCATCACCTGCTGATCGCCCGCAATACCCTGGCTCCCAAAGAGGTCAAGTTCTTCCTGAGCAACGCTCCGGAGTCCACGTCCGTGGAACTGCTGCTGCTCGTGGCTTTCAGCCGCTGGCGGATTGAGCGGCTCTTCGAAGACAGCAAGACGGAACTGGGGATGGATCACTTCGAGGTCCGCAAGTACATCTCGATCCAGCGACATCTGATCCTGACCTGTGTGAGCCATCTGTTTCTGGCGGAGTTCTGGCTGGCCCATAACGACAAAAAAAACGGAGCTGACTTGGTGCCAGGTGCGGACCGCCACCCGGTCGCTCGTTCCCATGTGGTATCGCGGTGGCCGTTGCTCTCGGAAGCAGGCCGAGATCATCGCCGCGCAATTGACGATAACACAGGCCCGCAACGCGGCAGCTCGACGCTCGCACCGAAAGCGAACTCTATGTCGTTTACACAGGATGGGCATATACTTGACCAGCATACGGCGTTGCCAATGGCCCGATCGTTAGCGTTGTAGTATTAGAATCCCGCGTGGATTGGCATTGGGAGCTCTTTGATGAAAACCGCGACGGTGACCACGCAACGGGAAGGCCAGGTCGTTCACCTGCCGGCGGAGGTTCGGCTGCAAGGCAACGAGGTGTTCGTCGTACAGGTCGGGCAATCCGTCGTTCTGGTGCCCAAGGGAGGCAGTCCGTGGCAATCGCTGCGCGGCAGCCTGGATCAGTTCTCTGATGACTACATGGCAGATCGCGACCAGCCAGGCCCTCAGCAGCGCGAGGCGGTTTTCCAGTGAGATACCTCCTCGACACACCAACATCTGCATCTTCATCATCAAGCGGAGGCCGCCGGCCGTGCTCGACCGCTTCGAGCAGCACCCGGCCGGGGGTCTCCTCGGTCACGTTGGCCGAGCTGCGTGACGGGCGCCTCGAAAAGTGTCCGTCCTGGCCAGAGCGATGCGGCTCGGCGCTTTGACCGTGGATGTTCAAATCGCCTGCCGCCGGGGCGGGGACGCTTTCTCCTCGGCACCGCCGCTGCAGCCGCTCCAACTCGTGCAGCACGCGGTATAGCTTGTTGTTCAGGGCGGTCTCCTACCGGCCGACGGATTCGTTGAGCTGGGTTCCGGGCGGTCCTCCAGCCCCAGGCCTGGCCAGCAGGCGGATTGGCGGGATCACGAGGGGCGGATTACGAAACGAAGCCAATTCGCCTTCGGTACAGAGGCAACCTTCGGCGGAAGCACGAGTTACACGCTCAGCATCAAACAGGTCCGAAGGGGGTGTAGGATAGAGCGGGTCGATGGTTGACGCCGACCGCAAGCAGTACCGCCGGGCCACACGCCGGCACATCCTGCTCCAATCGTCGAAAACAGCGTGACCACCCCCGCGGATCACCCCCCGCGCGGCCAACCAGTTCCCCGGTTCTGATGGGGGCTCACCCTACTGCCCGCCGAGATGGCCGACGACTGGCTGGGGCACTCGCCCAAGGGTAGC
Above is a window of Phycisphaerae bacterium DNA encoding:
- a CDS encoding IS701 family transposase; this encodes MDADTILRIKPALTEYLHQLDGLMGRVTNRSHLNRYVSGQLSDLDRKSIEPIADAAGVPPRTLQEFLSMLVWDESGVRDEIQRQVARRHGHPDSVGIIDETSFPKQGTKTACVQRQHCGARGKMDNCVVSVHLGYAAGEFHTLLDGDLFLPEHTWDADRSRCRAAGIPDDVVYRSKWQIALEQIRRALGNGVRFAWLTFDEGYGGKPPFLRALDGLGQNYVGEIPASFVGWTRPPEILYREHGRDQGKGRPRKLPRLKVRNTPAAEVRNILAHSPVLRRIPWEKFHVKDGAKGPMVWEVKRIPLWIKDENGLPSRPHHLLIARNTLAPKEVKFFLSNAPESTSVELLLLVAFSRWRIERLFEDSKTELGMDHFEVRKYISIQRHLILTCVSHLFLAEFWLAHNDKKNGADLVPGADRHPVARSHVVSRWPLLSEAGRDHRRAIDDNTGPQRGSSTLAPKANSMSFTQDGHILDQHTALPMARSLAL
- a CDS encoding AbrB/MazE/SpoVT family DNA-binding domain-containing protein; this translates as MKTATVTTQREGQVVHLPAEVRLQGNEVFVVQVGQSVVLVPKGGSPWQSLRGSLDQFSDDYMADRDQPGPQQREAVFQ